Proteins encoded by one window of Cheilinus undulatus linkage group 13, ASM1832078v1, whole genome shotgun sequence:
- the LOC121520791 gene encoding zinc finger and BTB domain-containing protein 14-like gives MSDLLRYIDYDHKATFLKMLNQQRMEGEHCDVVVVVENIEFRAHRCVLAACSNYFKKLFKKQSDEDNSIVELDFIRSDIFEEVLNYMYTARLAVRKKDINMMMSSGQILGINFLDNLCTQKRELTNMKTRENQAPGDHGMRAQDAILKELAMEEVRKNSFYDQGMEAMGPGGSHVTQPHNYNTNMSKDPHSHSWGSSTSSDMKLEYLLYGHRDHGSCQSTGTKPMDHNAKKERLLTANRPYGCEHCPKAFTTAAHLKEHLKIHSGFKPHRCVVCGKAFIRGPDLKRHERVHSNERPFACQLCEKAFKHKSHLKDHERQHRGERPFNCGSCDKAFIKASDLKRHWNTMHSGNPRRQMSLSPAASQHGQADPTDQRDWKMETGPHSHNSGDC, from the coding sequence ATGTCTGATTTACTGAGATATATCGACTATGACCACAAAGCCACCTTCCTGAAGATGCTGAACCAGCAGAGGATGGAGGGCGAGCACTGTgatgtggtggtggtggtagaaAACATAGAGTTCAGGGCTCACCGCTGTGTCTTGGCAGCCTGCAGTAACTACTTCAAAAAGCTCTTTAAGAAACAGAGTGACGAGGATAACTCCATTGTGGAGCTGGACTTCATCCGCTCTGACATCTTCGAGGAAGTGCTGAATTACATGTACACAGCAAGGCTCGCCGTCAGGAAGAAGGACATTaatatgatgatgtcatcaggccAGATCCTTGGGATCAACTTCCTGGATAATCTCTGCACCCAGAAACGAGAGCTCACCAACATGAAGACCAGAGAGAACCAGGCTCCAGGCGACCACGGGATGAGAGCTCAGGACGCCATCCTGAAGGAGCTGGcgatggaggaggtgaggaaGAACAGCTTCTATGATCAGGGGATGGAAGCCATGGGGCCGGGGGGGTCTCACGTCACTCAGCCGCACAACTACAACACCAACATGAGCAAAGATCCTCACAGTCACAGCTGGGGCTCGTCCACTTCCAGTGACATGAAGCTGGAGTACCTCCTGTACGGCCACCGTGACCACGGCTCCTGCCAGAGCACGGGCACCAAGCCCATGGACCACAACGCCAAAAAGGAGCGCTTGCTCACCGCCAACCGCCCGTACGGCTGTGAGCACTGCCCTAAAGCCTTCACCACCGCCGCCCACCTCAAAGAGCACCTGAAGATCCACTCTGGCTTCAAACCTCACCGCTGCGTCGTGTGCGGCAAAGCCTTCATACGGGGCCCTGACCTCAAGAGGCACGAGAGGGTCCACAGCAACGAGAGACCCTTCGCCTGTCAACTGTGTGAAAAAGCCTTCAAGCATAAGTCCCACCTGAAAGACCACGAGCGGCAGCACCGAGGCGAGCGGCCATTCAACTGCGGCTCCTGCGACAAAGCGTTCATCAAAGCGTCCGATCTGAAGCGCCACTGGAACACGATGCACAGCGGAAACCCTCGCAGACAGATGTCACTTTCGCCTGCCGCTTCCCAGCACGGCCAGGCCGACCCCACCGACCAGAGAGACTGGAAAATGGAGACCGGGCCACACTCGCATAATTCAGGAGACTGTTGA